From the genome of Aquiluna borgnonia:
CCTGGCGCGCATCTGGTCGTAGTCATTCTTGGAGTCACCCTCCAGGGTGAAGCCAAGTGCTCCACGAGTGATTTCCTTGGTGCCGAGGTTGGTGGTCATGATGATCACCGTGTTCTTGAAGTCAACGACTCGGCCCTGGCCATCGGTTAGACGCCCCTCCTCAAGAATCTGAAGCAGGGAGTTGAAGATGTCCGGGTGGGCCTTCTCGATCTCATCAAAGAGCACAACTGAGAATGGCTTGCGGCGAATCTTCTCGGTGAGCTGACCGCCCTCGTCGTAACCGACGAATCCCGGAGGTGCTCCAAACAGTCTGGAAACGGTGTGCTTTTCCCCGTACTCGGACATGTCAAGGGCAATCAGGGCATCCTCGTCGTCAAACAGGAACTCCGCTAGCGCCTTGGCCAGCTCCGTCTTACCAACACCGGTTGGGCCTGCAAAAATGAACGAGCCGGATGGGCGCTTTGGATCTTTCAAACCAGCGCGCTGGCGACGAATTGTCTTTGAAAGTGCTGCGATAGCAAGGTCCTGACCGATAACCCGCTGGTGTAGCTCTTGCTCCATGAAGATTAGTTTCGAGCCCTCTTCCTCGCTGAGCTTGAACACTGGGATGCCGGTGGCCTGGGCCAGCACCTCGGCGATAAGTCCCTCGTCGACGATGCCAGGCTTTTGAATGTTGCCCTCGCGGAACTCGCGCTCCATTCGGATTTTCTCCGCGGTCAACTTCTTTTCCTCATCGCGCTTGGCTGCAGCGGCCTCAAAGTCCTGATCCGCGATGGCCTGCTCTTTGGCCTTCTTGACGACAGCAATCTTCTCGTCCATCTCGCGAAGCTCCGGTGGCGAAGACAGGAAGCTTAGTCTCAGGCGAGCTCCGGCCTCATCGATAAGGTCAATTGCCTTGTCCGGCAGGAATCGGTCGGAGACGTAACGGTCCGACATTCCAACCGCAGCGACAATCGCACCGTCTGTGATGGAAACCTTGTGGTGCGCTTCGTAGCGATCGCGCAGTCCCTTGAGAATGTTGATTGCCATCGCGGGGGTTGGCTCGTTTACCTGGACCGACTGGAAGCGACGTACCAGCGCTGCGTCTTTTTCAAAGTGCTTGCGGTATTCATCCAATGTGGTGGCACCGATGGTCTGCAGCTCGCCTCTAGCAAGCATGGGCTTGAGGATCGATGCTGCGTCAATGGCACCCTCGGCAGCTCCGGCTCCGACCAGGGTGTGAATTTCGTCAATGAAGGTGATGATGTCGCCTCGGGTGCGAATCTCCTTGGTCACCTTCTTGAGGCGCTCCTCAAAATCACCGCGGTAACGAGAACCAGCAATCAAGCTGCCCATGTCCAGGGTGTAGACCTGCTTGCCGCGCAGCGTTTCGGGAACCATACCGGAGACAATTGCCTGGGCTAGGCCCTCAACGACGGCAGTCTTTCCAACTCCCGGCTCACCAATCAGGATTGGGTTGTTCTTGGTGCGGCGCGAAAGAATCTGCATGACGCGCTCGATCTCGCGCTCACGACCAACCACTGGGTCGAGCTTTCCCTCCGAAGCAGCCAGGGTCAGGTTGCGACCAAACTGATCGAGAATCTGAGAGCCCTTGGGCTGCGGGTTCGTTTCCCCACCAACCGCAACGGTTTCTTTGCCCTGGAAGCCAGAGAGCAGCTGAATTACCTGCTGGCGGACCTTGTTGGTGTCAGCACCCAACTTGGTTAGCACCTGGGCTGCCACACCCTCACCCTCGCGGATCAGCCCCAGCAGCAGGTGTTCGGTTCCGATGTAGCTGTGCCCTAGCTGAAGTGCTTCGCGGAGCGAGAGCTCCAAAACCTTTTTAGCGCGCGGAGTGAAAGGAATGTGGCCGGACGGAGCCTGCTGACCCTGACC
Proteins encoded in this window:
- a CDS encoding ATP-dependent Clp protease ATP-binding subunit, yielding MFEKFTDKARRVVVLAQEEAKLLNHNYIGTEHILLGLIHEGEGVAAKALEALGINLEQVREQVQEIIGQGQQAPSGHIPFTPRAKKVLELSLREALQLGHSYIGTEHLLLGLIREGEGVAAQVLTKLGADTNKVRQQVIQLLSGFQGKETVAVGGETNPQPKGSQILDQFGRNLTLAASEGKLDPVVGREREIERVMQILSRRTKNNPILIGEPGVGKTAVVEGLAQAIVSGMVPETLRGKQVYTLDMGSLIAGSRYRGDFEERLKKVTKEIRTRGDIITFIDEIHTLVGAGAAEGAIDAASILKPMLARGELQTIGATTLDEYRKHFEKDAALVRRFQSVQVNEPTPAMAINILKGLRDRYEAHHKVSITDGAIVAAVGMSDRYVSDRFLPDKAIDLIDEAGARLRLSFLSSPPELREMDEKIAVVKKAKEQAIADQDFEAAAAKRDEEKKLTAEKIRMEREFREGNIQKPGIVDEGLIAEVLAQATGIPVFKLSEEEGSKLIFMEQELHQRVIGQDLAIAALSKTIRRQRAGLKDPKRPSGSFIFAGPTGVGKTELAKALAEFLFDDEDALIALDMSEYGEKHTVSRLFGAPPGFVGYDEGGQLTEKIRRKPFSVVLFDEIEKAHPDIFNSLLQILEEGRLTDGQGRVVDFKNTVIIMTTNLGTKEITRGALGFTLEGDSKNDYDQMRARVNESLKQNFKPEFLNRVDEVIVFPQLTREELLLIVDLFIKRLQIRLDERDLKLTLTSSAKEKLIELGYDPSMGARPLRRVVQREIEDAISERILTGDIQNAQDILVDYVSGEFTFVSTDRAKEVVA